From the Helicobacter pylori genome, one window contains:
- the cfaS gene encoding cyclopropane fatty acid synthase, whose product MISKFLLKSMFKQWKNGDYQVVFWDNSVYRNGEHSPKFTLKIHRPLKFSDIKKDMSLTIAEAYMDGVIDIEGSMDEVMHSLYLQTNYEHLHKHDSAKAVQKPLKESSNISKHYDLGNDFYSIWLDETLSYSCAYFKKDDDTLHAAQLQKLDHTLKKLHLKQGEKLLDIGCGWGYLSIKAAQEYGAEVMGITISSEQYKQANKRVQELGLEDKVTIKLLNYQDLDGRLYRFDKVVSVGMFEHVGKDNLPFYFKKVKEVLKRGGMFLLHSILCCFEGKTNAWMDKYIFPGGYLPSLREVMSVMSECDFHLIMAESLRIHYAKTLDIWRDNFNHNLDQVKRLGYDERFIRMWDLYLRTCASAFRVGSADLFQLLLTNSVDNTFPLTKEYIYQ is encoded by the coding sequence ATGATTTCAAAATTTTTGCTCAAAAGCATGTTCAAGCAGTGGAAAAACGGCGATTATCAGGTCGTTTTTTGGGACAATAGCGTTTATAGGAATGGCGAACATTCGCCTAAATTCACCCTTAAAATCCATCGCCCCCTGAAATTTAGCGACATTAAAAAAGACATGTCTTTGACGATCGCTGAAGCTTATATGGATGGCGTGATTGATATTGAAGGCTCTATGGATGAGGTGATGCACTCTTTGTATTTGCAAACCAATTATGAGCATTTGCACAAGCATGATAGCGCTAAAGCCGTTCAAAAACCCCTTAAAGAAAGCTCCAATATTTCTAAACATTACGATTTAGGGAATGACTTTTATTCTATTTGGCTGGATGAAACCTTAAGCTATTCATGCGCTTATTTCAAAAAGGACGATGACACCCTCCATGCCGCCCAACTCCAAAAATTGGATCACACTTTAAAAAAACTCCATTTAAAACAAGGCGAAAAACTGCTGGATATAGGCTGTGGCTGGGGCTATCTCTCCATAAAAGCCGCGCAAGAATATGGGGCAGAAGTGATGGGGATCACCATTTCTAGCGAGCAATACAAACAGGCTAACAAACGAGTCCAAGAGCTGGGCTTAGAAGATAAAGTAACGATCAAATTATTGAATTACCAGGATTTAGACGGGCGGTTGTATCGCTTTGATAAGGTGGTGAGCGTGGGCATGTTTGAGCATGTGGGTAAGGATAATTTGCCCTTTTATTTCAAAAAAGTTAAAGAAGTGTTAAAGAGAGGCGGGATGTTTTTGCTCCACTCCATTTTATGCTGTTTTGAAGGCAAGACTAACGCATGGATGGATAAATACATCTTCCCGGGCGGCTACTTGCCCTCTTTAAGAGAAGTGATGAGCGTGATGAGCGAGTGCGACTTCCACCTGATCATGGCTGAAAGCTTACGCATCCATTACGCCAAGACTTTAGACATTTGGCGAGACAATTTCAACCACAATCTAGACCAAGTGAAAAGACTCGGCTATGACGAACGCTTTATCCGCATGTGGGATCTGTATTTAAGGACTTGCGCTTCCGCTTTCAGGGTGGGGAGTGCGGATTTATTCCAATTGCTTTTAACCAACAGCGTGGATAACACTTTCCCCTTAACCAAAGAATACATCTACCAATAA
- the metG gene encoding methionine--tRNA ligase — MQKSLITTPIYYVNDIPHIGHAYTTLIADTLKKYYTLQGEEVFFLTGTDEHGQKIEQSARLRNQSPKAYADSISAIFKNQWDFFNLDYDGFIRTTDSEHQKCVQNAFEIMFEKGDIYKGTYSGYYCVSCESYCAISKTDNTNDKVLCPDCLRETTLLEEESYFFKLSAYEKPLLEFYAKNPEAILPIYRKNEVTSFIEQGLLDLSITRTSFEWGIPLPKKMNDPKHVVYVWLDALLNYASALGYLNDLDNKMVHFERARHIVGKDILRFHAIYWPAFLMSLNLPLFKQLCVHGWWTIEGVKMSKSLGNVLDAQKLAMEYGIEELRYFLLREVPFGQDGDFSKKALTERINANLNNDLGNLLNRLLGMAKKYFNYSLKSAKITAYYPKELEKAHQILDNANSFVPKMQLHKALEELFNIYDFLNKLIAKEEPWVLHKNNESEKLEALLSLIANALLQSSFLLYAFMPKSAMKLASAFRVEITPNNYERFFKAKNLQDMVLQDTEPLFCKMEKVEKASPEKAPLKENQEKEKKDEKEKAPPTQENYINIEDFKKVEIKVGLIKEAQRIEKSNKLLRLKVDLGENRLRQIISGIALDYEPESLVGQMVCVVANLKPAKLMGEMSEGMILAVRDSDNLALISPTKEKIAGSLIS; from the coding sequence ATGCAAAAATCACTGATCACAACCCCCATTTATTATGTGAATGACATCCCTCATATTGGCCATGCTTATACGACTTTGATTGCGGACACTTTAAAGAAGTATTACACGCTTCAAGGCGAAGAAGTCTTTTTTTTAACCGGCACCGATGAGCATGGGCAAAAGATCGAACAAAGCGCGAGGTTGAGGAATCAAAGCCCCAAAGCTTACGCCGATAGCATTAGCGCGATTTTTAAAAACCAGTGGGATTTTTTCAATTTGGATTATGATGGTTTTATCCGCACCACAGACAGCGAGCATCAAAAATGCGTGCAAAACGCCTTTGAAATCATGTTTGAAAAAGGGGACATTTATAAAGGCACTTATAGTGGGTATTATTGCGTGAGCTGTGAGAGTTATTGTGCGATCTCTAAAACGGACAACACGAACGATAAAGTCCTATGCCCTGATTGCTTGAGGGAGACTACGCTTTTAGAAGAAGAGAGTTATTTTTTTAAATTGAGCGCGTATGAAAAGCCTTTATTGGAGTTTTACGCTAAAAACCCTGAAGCGATTTTGCCTATTTATCGTAAAAATGAGGTAACTTCTTTTATTGAGCAGGGTTTATTGGATCTGTCTATCACGCGTACGAGCTTTGAGTGGGGCATTCCTTTGCCTAAAAAGATGAACGATCCTAAACATGTGGTGTATGTTTGGCTGGACGCTTTATTGAATTATGCGAGCGCGTTAGGGTATTTGAACGATTTAGACAATAAAATGGTGCATTTTGAACGCGCTAGGCATATTGTGGGTAAGGATATTTTACGCTTCCATGCCATTTATTGGCCAGCCTTTTTGATGAGTTTGAATTTGCCCTTATTCAAACAGCTTTGCGTGCATGGGTGGTGGACGATAGAGGGCGTGAAAATGAGTAAGAGCTTGGGTAATGTTTTAGACGCTCAAAAGCTCGCTATGGAGTATGGGATTGAAGAATTACGCTATTTTTTATTGCGTGAGGTGCCTTTTGGGCAAGATGGGGATTTTTCTAAAAAAGCGTTAACAGAAAGGATCAATGCGAATTTGAATAACGATTTGGGGAATTTGCTGAATCGCTTGCTAGGCATGGCTAAAAAATATTTCAATTATTCTCTAAAAAGTGCCAAAATCACCGCATATTATCCTAAAGAGCTAGAAAAAGCGCATCAAATTTTAGATAACGCTAATTCTTTCGTACCTAAAATGCAGTTGCATAAGGCTTTAGAGGAATTGTTTAATATTTATGATTTTTTGAATAAACTCATCGCTAAAGAAGAGCCGTGGGTCTTGCATAAAAACAACGAATCAGAAAAACTAGAAGCTTTATTGAGTTTGATCGCAAACGCGCTGTTACAATCAAGCTTCTTGCTCTATGCGTTCATGCCAAAGAGCGCTATGAAATTAGCGAGCGCTTTTCGTGTAGAAATCACGCCCAATAATTACGAACGCTTTTTTAAAGCTAAAAATTTACAAGATATGGTTTTACAAGACACCGAGCCTTTATTTTGTAAAATGGAAAAAGTGGAAAAAGCCTCACCAGAAAAAGCCCCACTAAAAGAAAATCAAGAAAAAGAAAAAAAAGACGAAAAAGAAAAAGCCCCACCAACACAAGAAAATTATATCAATATTGAGGATTTCAAAAAAGTAGAGATTAAAGTGGGGCTTATCAAAGAAGCTCAAAGGATTGAAAAATCCAATAAATTACTGCGCTTAAAAGTGGATTTAGGCGAAAATCGTTTGAGGCAGATCATCTCAGGGATCGCTTTGGATTATGAGCCTGAAAGTTTGGTGGGGCAAATGGTGTGCGTGGTGGCTAATTTAAAACCCGCAAAGCTCATGGGCGAAATGAGTGAGGGCATGATTTTAGCGGTGCGAGATAGCGATAATCTAGCTTTAATCAGCCCTACCAAAGAAAAAATCGCAGGAAGTTTGATCAGTTAA
- a CDS encoding ferrochelatase codes for MRLGVNEAVELSLGELQNTPSISYFNSIVLSLNKVQKGSLFAAKDHALIPKALELGAYGILYTGEYPLSDKDVAWIKLKDIEHSLNHLFKFCLLNERVVGALLSPIELEIASKIIVSEFVWCLKESLEDLFIMEGCKIAFFDKLEWLHLFYKQERLKEDLKDDLKESRLIVLNQSFFCSALVYEKQEYELKMPCIFLEPLKRVIQLCEKLKIEFDLNLLGKKEYPIDHCKPFFVNKNLEIAPYGATARVIAAETSKELFETMLQKAFENLSWGKIVVFCRKNSVAFFEKNNPYCYTTHNNLKEQLKNLAFNFAFIYGISSHHLESLLNPPLFKKTPTLW; via the coding sequence ATGCGATTAGGGGTGAATGAAGCCGTAGAATTGAGTTTGGGTGAATTGCAAAACACACCCTCAATCAGCTATTTTAATTCTATTGTTTTGTCCTTAAATAAAGTCCAAAAAGGCTCTTTATTTGCCGCTAAAGATCATGCGCTCATTCCTAAAGCTTTAGAGTTAGGGGCTTATGGGATTTTATATACAGGAGAATATCCTTTAAGCGATAAGGATGTGGCATGGATCAAGCTTAAAGATATAGAGCATTCTTTGAACCATTTGTTTAAATTTTGTTTGTTGAATGAGCGCGTGGTTGGAGCGTTGTTAAGCCCCATAGAATTAGAGATCGCTTCTAAAATCATCGTGAGCGAATTTGTGTGGTGTTTGAAAGAGAGTCTTGAAGATTTATTCATTATGGAAGGGTGTAAAATAGCCTTTTTTGATAAATTGGAGTGGCTTCATTTGTTTTACAAGCAAGAACGCTTGAAAGAAGATTTGAAAGACGATTTAAAAGAAAGCCGTTTGATTGTTCTCAACCAATCGTTTTTTTGCAGTGCTTTAGTCTATGAAAAACAAGAATACGAATTAAAAATGCCATGCATCTTTTTAGAGCCTTTAAAAAGGGTGATTCAATTGTGCGAGAAATTAAAGATTGAATTTGATTTGAATCTTTTAGGCAAAAAAGAATACCCAATAGATCATTGCAAACCCTTTTTTGTGAATAAAAATTTAGAAATAGCCCCCTATGGCGCAACGGCAAGGGTGATTGCCGCTGAGACTTCAAAAGAATTGTTTGAAACGATGCTTCAAAAAGCCTTTGAGAATTTATCGTGGGGGAAAATTGTCGTGTTTTGTCGTAAAAACAGCGTGGCTTTCTTTGAAAAAAATAACCCTTATTGTTACACCACTCATAACAACCTTAAAGAGCAATTAAAAAATTTAGCGTTTAATTTCGCTTTTATTTATGGGATTAGCTCCCATCATTTAGAATCCCTTTTAAACCCCCCCCTTTTTAAAAAAACCCCCACGCTATGGTAA
- the cmoB gene encoding tRNA 5-methoxyuridine(34)/uridine 5-oxyacetic acid(34) synthase CmoB has translation MLICNDKFNPKTLLEEIMALRPWRKGPFEISQIKIDSEWDSSIKWDLVKNATPLKDKIVADVGCNNGYYLFKMLEHKPKSLVGFDPGVLVKKQFEFLAPFFDKEKKIIYESLGVEGLHEKYPNAFDVVFCLGVLYHRKSPLEALKALYHALKIKGELVLDTLIIDSPLDIALCPKKTYAKMKNVYFIPSVSALKGWCERVGFENFEILSVSKTTPKEQRKTDFILGQSLEDFLDKTDHSKTLEGYDAPLRGYFKMLKPSKR, from the coding sequence ATGCTCATTTGTAACGATAAATTCAATCCAAAAACCCTTTTAGAAGAAATCATGGCACTAAGGCCATGGCGTAAAGGCCCTTTTGAAATTTCTCAAATTAAGATTGATAGCGAATGGGATAGCTCCATTAAATGGGATCTAGTCAAAAACGCCACTCCCTTAAAAGACAAAATAGTGGCTGATGTGGGTTGCAATAACGGCTATTACTTGTTTAAGATGCTAGAACATAAGCCTAAAAGTTTGGTGGGGTTTGATCCGGGCGTTTTAGTCAAAAAACAATTTGAATTTTTAGCCCCCTTTTTTGATAAAGAAAAAAAAATCATTTATGAGTCTTTAGGGGTAGAGGGTTTGCATGAAAAATACCCTAACGCTTTTGATGTCGTTTTTTGCTTAGGGGTGCTATACCACAGGAAAAGCCCGCTAGAAGCTTTAAAAGCCTTGTATCATGCTTTAAAGATAAAAGGGGAGCTGGTGTTGGATACGCTTATTATTGATTCGCCCCTAGACATCGCCCTTTGCCCTAAAAAAACTTACGCTAAAATGAAAAACGTTTATTTTATCCCTAGCGTTAGCGCTTTAAAAGGGTGGTGCGAAAGGGTGGGGTTTGAAAATTTTGAGATTCTTAGCGTTTCAAAGACCACGCCTAAAGAACAGCGTAAAACGGATTTTATTTTGGGGCAAAGTTTGGAAGATTTTTTGGATAAAACGGATCACTCTAAAACTTTAGAGGGGTATGACGCCCCTTTAAGGGGGTATTTTAAAATGCTTAAACCAAGCAAGCGTTAA
- a CDS encoding hotdog domain-containing protein, with amino-acid sequence MQESVVHVDYDSLETCKNFKPSVGTELVVLEKNIAHVRFKGNENMVYEENFVHAGFVLLACNYAALCALNKKYSVVVSNNINFYAPLELNQEALIKAQVIQDGVKKAEIRIEAFVLDIQVLEGMVEIVVFDKKPFKFNFKEE; translated from the coding sequence GTGCAAGAATCAGTCGTTCATGTGGATTATGACTCTTTAGAGACTTGTAAGAATTTCAAACCAAGCGTTGGCACTGAATTGGTCGTTTTAGAAAAAAACATCGCCCATGTCCGTTTCAAGGGCAATGAAAACATGGTGTATGAAGAAAATTTTGTGCATGCCGGGTTTGTGCTTCTTGCGTGCAATTATGCGGCCTTGTGCGCGTTGAATAAAAAATACAGCGTGGTGGTTTCTAATAACATCAATTTTTACGCCCCCCTAGAATTGAATCAAGAAGCACTCATTAAAGCACAAGTCATTCAAGATGGCGTGAAAAAAGCTGAAATAAGGATAGAGGCGTTTGTGTTAGACATTCAGGTTTTAGAGGGAATGGTAGAAATCGTGGTGTTTGATAAAAAGCCTTTTAAATTCAATTTTAAAGAAGAGTAG